A section of the Sedimentisphaera cyanobacteriorum genome encodes:
- a CDS encoding LamG-like jellyroll fold domain-containing protein, translating into MLKFVYLLVFISFSFVPAWAGEIVPWLNDSEALVDYTAAKDGSSNDVPELDPESEITFAAKFTPSQADLGEQTGPVVIIEVGGVLHGSGLYICGGQLVYAVRTGGDAPVRELMDLDNVDGALSVVLGELDANQENKVYVSLNLQKGMVFSSVNGQRQVKYLLNAPQSTDLTGNRTAAFLGKNQLSIHMGGLNDNYTEPLLNQKNRQIFQGVQGAPVRGQIFDQAVSPPEACNPSPESEAVVPVSLPALSWAGGMYASSYNVYFGTSYQDVMNAQESNHFGTLISQPQISGPDLQGRFELDLAENQLFLDEQTTYHWKVEAINSNYAESPWEGQVWSITTAPLDASPKNLSASGILPSVSLSWERPDDLLPQLYPEVLYDVLIASDEGFNQIVSSVTGISETSWQVDTAGMYVGEQYYCRVDCYVPSQPDVQAGSEVLELSCDNPRMIEDFDQYSTDTQLLADWQDGSSNSTGSSIELGLPAYGKSLKISYQNQSGTEKSEVKRIFNNPKDFSASGTEILEFYLRGNPDNQPSDFYVELEDSAGNSRKAYLQEDLIYPAASRVRIKLEEFSSGGVDISEIASLEFGLENSPSQPAAGVISIDSIALDIKRCIENSNQPADINGDCLINLQDLQLLAENWLLQSHWIFAASQEPDGLVVYYPFDETSGDVAHDNSGNSYDAAVEADNPDSVWDSSGAEGGCIELDGSFGISLPEGVFDSVNHGFTISFWFLDQPDVWETRNSIEFLNAASSTELESEAEYEFPVNPDVQAGWHHLCITNKAGELTKIYKDGVLVSQGKTSLTSADYQMAGGSSIGSSASGEGHFLQAKIDEFRIYNKSLSHEEVVYVYGGTYQLVMQPVSPALCPKDPLSDGAIDINDFNQIAILWQENFKR; encoded by the coding sequence ATGTTAAAATTCGTTTATCTTTTAGTTTTCATAAGTTTTTCCTTTGTTCCTGCTTGGGCGGGGGAGATTGTCCCTTGGCTTAATGATTCAGAAGCTCTGGTTGACTATACCGCAGCCAAAGACGGCTCTTCTAATGATGTTCCAGAGCTTGATCCTGAAAGCGAGATTACTTTCGCTGCGAAATTCACTCCTTCTCAGGCGGATTTGGGCGAGCAGACCGGCCCGGTAGTTATAATTGAGGTAGGCGGCGTTTTGCACGGCAGCGGCCTGTATATCTGCGGCGGTCAGCTGGTTTATGCCGTTAGAACTGGGGGCGATGCTCCGGTTCGTGAATTGATGGATTTGGACAATGTTGACGGGGCTCTCTCAGTAGTGCTGGGTGAGCTGGATGCGAATCAGGAGAATAAGGTTTACGTGTCCCTAAACCTTCAGAAGGGTATGGTATTTTCTTCTGTAAATGGCCAGAGGCAGGTTAAATACCTTCTCAATGCCCCGCAGTCAACAGACCTTACCGGCAATCGAACCGCGGCATTTCTGGGCAAGAATCAGCTCTCTATCCATATGGGCGGCTTGAATGACAACTATACAGAACCTCTGCTTAATCAGAAAAACCGTCAGATTTTTCAGGGCGTTCAAGGCGCGCCTGTTAGAGGGCAGATTTTCGATCAGGCTGTAAGCCCTCCTGAGGCCTGCAATCCTTCTCCTGAAAGCGAAGCTGTTGTACCGGTTTCACTGCCTGCGCTGTCTTGGGCAGGCGGGATGTATGCCAGCAGTTACAACGTATATTTCGGCACATCGTATCAGGACGTTATGAATGCTCAGGAGTCTAACCACTTTGGCACGCTGATTTCGCAGCCTCAGATTTCCGGACCTGATTTGCAGGGACGTTTTGAACTTGACCTCGCTGAAAACCAGCTTTTCCTCGATGAGCAGACAACGTATCACTGGAAAGTCGAAGCGATAAATTCAAATTACGCTGAAAGTCCGTGGGAAGGGCAGGTATGGTCTATAACTACCGCTCCACTTGACGCTTCACCGAAGAATTTAAGCGCAAGCGGGATTCTGCCTTCTGTATCTCTCAGCTGGGAAAGGCCGGATGACCTTCTCCCACAGCTCTATCCAGAAGTCCTTTACGATGTTCTTATAGCCTCAGATGAAGGCTTCAATCAGATTGTATCATCCGTTACGGGCATCAGCGAAACTTCCTGGCAGGTTGATACAGCTGGAATGTATGTTGGCGAGCAATACTATTGCCGAGTTGACTGTTATGTCCCCTCGCAGCCAGATGTGCAGGCCGGCAGTGAGGTGCTGGAGCTTTCCTGCGACAATCCGAGAATGATTGAGGATTTCGACCAATACTCCACAGATACTCAGCTGCTTGCTGATTGGCAGGACGGCTCGTCAAATTCCACAGGTTCCTCGATTGAACTTGGCCTTCCCGCATACGGAAAATCCTTGAAAATCAGCTATCAGAATCAAAGCGGTACAGAAAAGTCGGAAGTTAAAAGAATTTTCAACAACCCTAAAGATTTCTCTGCCAGCGGGACTGAGATTTTAGAATTTTATTTAAGAGGAAACCCTGACAATCAGCCTTCAGATTTCTATGTTGAATTGGAAGATTCCGCAGGAAACAGCAGAAAGGCATACTTGCAGGAAGATTTGATTTATCCTGCTGCGTCTCGGGTAAGGATTAAGCTTGAAGAATTCTCAAGCGGGGGCGTTGATATTTCTGAAATTGCTTCTTTGGAATTCGGCCTTGAGAATTCTCCTTCTCAGCCCGCTGCAGGCGTGATTTCAATAGACTCTATAGCTCTGGACATCAAACGCTGCATTGAAAACAGCAATCAGCCTGCCGATATCAATGGCGACTGCCTTATAAACCTTCAGGACCTGCAGCTTTTAGCGGAAAACTGGCTTTTGCAGAGCCACTGGATTTTTGCTGCATCACAAGAGCCCGATGGGCTGGTGGTTTACTATCCATTCGACGAAACCAGCGGGGACGTTGCTCATGACAATTCGGGCAATTCGTACGATGCAGCTGTAGAAGCGGATAATCCGGACTCTGTCTGGGATTCGTCCGGTGCTGAAGGCGGATGTATAGAGCTGGACGGAAGCTTCGGAATAAGCCTTCCTGAGGGCGTTTTTGATTCAGTAAACCATGGATTCACAATCAGTTTCTGGTTTTTGGATCAGCCGGATGTATGGGAAACAAGAAATTCCATTGAATTCTTAAACGCTGCCTCAAGTACAGAGCTTGAGAGCGAGGCAGAGTATGAGTTTCCCGTTAATCCCGATGTTCAGGCCGGCTGGCATCATCTCTGCATTACGAATAAAGCTGGAGAATTAACTAAGATTTATAAGGACGGGGTTTTAGTATCTCAAGGCAAAACCTCGCTTACCTCTGCTGATTATCAAATGGCTGGTGGTTCCAGTATAGGTTCTTCCGCTTCAGGAGAAGGCCACTTCCTTCAGGCGAAAATAGATGAATTCAGGATTTACAACAAAAGCCTGAGCCACGAGGAAGTTGTGTATGTCTATGGCGGTACCTACCAGCTTGTTATGCAGCCGGTTTCGCCGGCGTTATGCCCCAAAGACCCGCTTTCAGATGGTGCTATAGATATTAATGATTTCAATCAAATAGCCATTTTGTGGCAGGAAAACTTTAAGCGGTGA
- a CDS encoding FecR family protein has product MFNSKNEKKQFGLKVLKLLEGTASREEFDSVQELLRKSPEARALYKKYINVYGTLKEVNISSVPNIDDELAKKIIEAEKRAPAIRKCRHEKKQPCLIEDVHYDIPKRHYSKSSVAAFAVSVAAMIAIALILTFAQRTDQSIKAGYVEDSLNAEFSDSSAALSSGDIIWANKKVELSEGFLELKTPSDVHITIEAPAEFELTKQSDIQLNFGSIYANVGEQGIGFTVHSDNMRLIDLGTEFGIYKDKKGWTEAHMIKGKAAFISGNSWLKKTKKELTKGKALGISGGNSDAVEINSETDKFARSIESQFKAVWRGQKTLDLADMVGGGNGLGTGKYKSGLMTIKGKYSDNIKDFELVFHEYSDYQTVDSLPLIDGVFMPDGGKGPVKVSSKGHKSNGLPDTNVKYRTGVINGAFHPRVGPVLPHVMTLKGVRQTYPQTSAIYLHPEQGVTFDLKKIREIAPYSRISRFTARFGLSDSIFNDQIFEKPEKWADKSSFSSIVCDMQVIVDGKLRFEVNNQTPVDKPVDFDIKLNPNDRFLTICSFVPVGKGKGNAGLAMPLFVNPKLHFEPIE; this is encoded by the coding sequence ATGTTTAATTCTAAGAATGAAAAAAAACAGTTCGGCCTTAAAGTATTAAAGCTCCTGGAAGGAACTGCGAGCAGAGAGGAATTCGATTCAGTTCAGGAGCTATTAAGAAAAAGTCCTGAGGCCAGAGCACTCTACAAAAAATATATAAATGTTTACGGGACCCTCAAAGAAGTAAACATCTCTTCTGTTCCAAACATAGACGATGAGCTTGCCAAGAAAATTATCGAAGCTGAAAAGCGTGCGCCTGCAATTAGAAAATGCAGGCATGAGAAGAAGCAGCCATGTCTTATTGAAGATGTGCACTACGATATCCCCAAGCGGCATTACAGCAAGTCTTCAGTGGCAGCATTTGCGGTTTCTGTTGCTGCAATGATTGCGATTGCATTGATTCTTACATTTGCACAAAGAACTGATCAGTCGATTAAGGCGGGTTATGTTGAGGATTCATTAAACGCAGAATTTTCCGATTCATCAGCCGCTCTCTCAAGCGGTGATATAATCTGGGCGAATAAAAAGGTAGAACTTTCCGAGGGCTTCCTTGAGCTTAAAACGCCCAGCGATGTCCATATAACGATTGAGGCTCCTGCAGAGTTTGAACTTACCAAGCAGAGCGATATACAGCTGAATTTCGGCAGCATTTATGCAAACGTAGGCGAACAGGGAATCGGATTTACCGTTCATTCCGATAATATGCGCCTTATAGACCTCGGTACTGAATTCGGAATTTATAAAGACAAAAAAGGCTGGACTGAAGCGCACATGATAAAGGGCAAGGCAGCCTTTATAAGCGGTAATTCCTGGCTTAAAAAGACTAAAAAAGAGCTGACAAAGGGAAAAGCTCTCGGAATCTCAGGCGGAAACTCCGATGCGGTAGAGATAAACTCGGAAACCGACAAATTTGCACGCTCTATAGAATCTCAATTCAAGGCTGTTTGGAGAGGGCAGAAAACCCTTGACCTTGCGGATATGGTAGGCGGGGGAAACGGCCTTGGAACAGGCAAATACAAAAGCGGATTAATGACGATAAAAGGAAAATATTCGGATAATATAAAAGACTTTGAATTAGTTTTCCATGAGTACTCTGATTATCAGACAGTGGATTCCCTTCCCCTTATCGATGGTGTCTTTATGCCGGACGGAGGCAAGGGGCCTGTTAAGGTGTCCAGCAAGGGTCATAAATCCAACGGACTTCCCGACACTAACGTAAAGTACAGGACAGGGGTAATAAACGGGGCCTTTCATCCGCGGGTAGGCCCTGTTTTGCCTCATGTGATGACTCTGAAAGGCGTCAGGCAAACATACCCGCAGACCTCCGCTATATATTTGCACCCCGAGCAGGGTGTTACCTTTGACCTTAAAAAGATTAGAGAAATTGCGCCGTATTCTCGTATATCCAGGTTTACTGCGAGATTCGGCCTTTCAGACAGCATTTTTAATGATCAAATATTCGAGAAACCTGAAAAATGGGCTGACAAATCCAGCTTCTCTTCGATTGTATGCGATATGCAGGTTATAGTGGACGGCAAGCTTCGATTTGAGGTGAATAATCAAACGCCGGTAGATAAGCCGGTAGATTTTGATATAAAACTAAACCCGAACGACCGTTTCCTTACGATCTGCTCCTTTGTTCCGGTCGGCAAGGGCAAGGGCAACGCCGGTTTGGCAATGCCGCTCTTCGTAAATCCGAAGCTTCACTTTGAACCGATCGAATAA
- a CDS encoding sigma-70 family RNA polymerase sigma factor yields MKRKSEDSDTKLFLNLVTQNQRLVFRYILSIVPNYSDAEDIYQDTVTSLWEKFDKFERDSSFTAWACVTAKYKALQFIRKSRESKMVFDDDILELLSGEQDSPELVRINGILKECIDQLQYGFAQIIEMRYQKGWTVKKIATFYDKSIHTIYRRLNNIHLVLLSCIERKM; encoded by the coding sequence ATGAAACGAAAATCAGAAGATTCCGATACGAAATTATTCCTGAATCTGGTTACCCAAAACCAGAGGCTGGTTTTCAGGTACATACTTTCGATTGTACCAAACTATTCTGATGCTGAGGATATTTATCAGGATACGGTAACCTCGCTCTGGGAGAAATTTGACAAATTCGAAAGAGATTCCAGCTTCACTGCATGGGCATGCGTAACAGCAAAATACAAGGCCCTTCAGTTTATAAGGAAGAGCAGGGAATCGAAAATGGTTTTTGATGATGATATATTAGAGCTGCTTAGCGGAGAGCAGGACAGCCCTGAATTAGTAAGGATAAACGGAATACTTAAAGAATGTATAGACCAGCTCCAGTACGGCTTTGCCCAAATAATAGAAATGAGATATCAAAAGGGATGGACAGTAAAGAAAATCGCAACCTTTTACGACAAAAGCATACATACCATTTACCGAAGACTGAACAATATACATCTTGTTTTGCTGAGCTGTATCGAGAGGAAGATGTAA
- a CDS encoding ClpP family protease, with product MNETIRDRMLYGASAYSPPYQRTREMTLDEMLLDNRILFMIGEINYRMSTEVIMKLLHLENNKPGAEISMYINSPGGSVDDTMAIYDTMRFISSPVSTYCIGRAQSGGAIILASGAEGKRFALPHAKVMIHQPWGGVTGQAEDVHIQAEEIIRSKNIINGILAKHTNKTVEQLQEDTERDKYMTAEEAKKYGIIDDVLETPE from the coding sequence ATGAACGAAACAATCAGAGACAGAATGCTCTACGGGGCATCAGCTTACAGCCCTCCTTATCAGCGTACTCGGGAAATGACTCTCGACGAGATGCTTCTGGATAACCGAATTCTGTTTATGATAGGCGAAATCAATTACAGGATGTCCACAGAAGTGATTATGAAGCTTCTGCACCTTGAGAATAATAAGCCCGGGGCGGAGATAAGCATGTATATAAATTCTCCCGGAGGCAGCGTGGATGATACGATGGCAATCTACGATACAATGCGATTTATCAGCTCGCCTGTTTCAACATACTGCATCGGAAGGGCTCAGTCCGGAGGGGCTATAATACTTGCCTCCGGAGCGGAAGGTAAACGCTTCGCACTGCCTCACGCAAAAGTGATGATCCATCAGCCTTGGGGCGGCGTAACAGGCCAGGCAGAAGACGTGCATATTCAGGCCGAAGAGATTATTAGAAGCAAAAATATAATCAACGGAATCCTCGCTAAGCATACGAATAAAACCGTTGAGCAGCTTCAGGAAGACACCGAAAGAGATAAGTATATGACGGCAGAAGAAGCGAAGAAATACGGCATTATCGACGACGTTCTTGAAACGCCGGAATGA
- a CDS encoding ATP-dependent Clp protease proteolytic subunit: MVSNQLIPMVIEKEGRGERAYDIYSRLLKDRIVFLGGGVDDNIANLVIAQLLFLSNEDSEADIHFYINSPGGSVSAGLAVYDTMRFLRCDVATYCIGQAASMGAVLFAGGTEGKRCMLPNSRILLHQPLISGVMQGPATDLEIEAKEIIRLRKRLYSILSFHTGKSEEQVVKDCDRNLWLEAQESIDYGLADKILEKEPAK, from the coding sequence ATGGTATCGAATCAGTTAATACCGATGGTAATAGAAAAGGAAGGACGCGGAGAAAGAGCTTACGACATCTATTCGCGTCTTTTGAAAGACCGTATCGTTTTTCTCGGCGGCGGAGTTGACGACAACATAGCAAATTTGGTGATAGCTCAGCTGCTCTTTTTAAGCAATGAAGACAGCGAGGCAGATATCCATTTCTACATAAACTCTCCCGGCGGTTCAGTAAGCGCGGGGCTGGCTGTTTATGATACAATGCGCTTTCTCCGGTGCGACGTTGCAACATACTGCATCGGGCAGGCAGCCAGTATGGGGGCGGTTCTCTTCGCCGGCGGAACAGAAGGCAAGAGATGTATGCTGCCAAACAGCAGGATACTGCTGCATCAGCCTCTGATATCCGGCGTAATGCAGGGGCCAGCAACCGACCTTGAGATTGAGGCGAAGGAGATTATCCGTCTTCGCAAGAGACTATACAGCATCCTCTCATTCCACACAGGAAAAAGCGAGGAGCAGGTTGTAAAAGACTGCGACAGAAACCTTTGGCTTGAAGCTCAGGAATCAATAGATTACGGGCTTGCTGATAAGATCCTCGAAAAAGAGCCTGCAAAATAA